The following is a genomic window from Puniceicoccus vermicola.
ATGAACGGGGTAAGGTGATTGAGTTCGTGCGTCATCAGCCCAACCAAGAGACGCTGGAGGCGATGCGGGAGCCGACCGAGGGGCTTCCCCGGTTCGAGACGGTCGAGGACCTTTTCGAGGAAATGCGCGGCTGATGCTCCGCCTTGTCCGCAAAAGCCGCTTCAAGAAAGACTTCAAGAAGCTTCTTTCCTCGGGGAAGGACTTGGAAAAGCTCGGTTCGGTCATAATGGCCCTGCAAGCGGAGGAGTCCCTGCCCAAGCACAACCGCGACCACGCCTTGACGGGGAATTACGCCGGTCACCGGGAGTGTCATCTAGAGCCTGATTGGCTACTGGTTTACAAAGTCGAGGAAGGACAGCTAATCCTCGTGCGCACGGGCTCACACAGCGAGCTGTTCGGCTGATTTTTCCTTAGCTGCCTTGCCTCCTGTCGGGCGTGTTGTTCGTCGGAAATGGCCTTGCATCGGAGCCAGTCGGAACGCACTCTTTAAAGCGTTCCCATGGTCGCCTTCAACGAAAGCTTCGCCCCCGCAAAACCCGTCCGCAGTCCCAAAAACCGCGTCGGGAATTTTTTTGGCCAAGAGGGTGACTTGCGTCGGGCGAATCGGCTGCCAGGCCAGTATCCGTGCCAGGAAAACGGGCATGATTACGGTAGGACCGCGTCGGGTATGTTTTATTACGGCTTCAGATACTACGACTCCGAAACGGGACGGTGGGCGTCGCGTGATCCGATCAAGGAAGAAGGTGGGTTGAACCTGTATGGGTTTGTTGGGAATGATGGGGTAAATTCGTGGGATATTCTGGGGCTAGAGGATGATTCAAAAAAAGCCTGCTGTGATGTTGAGCGATTTAGTATGGTGGTAGACCGGTGGGATAAAAAGACTGAAGGTGGAGAGTTTTCGTTGAATTTAACAGTTTTATTTACGCTGATTTTAAAGAAAGGATCAGAAAAATCAGATTGCATAATTTATCAAAAGCTAAACGGAGCCACATCAATGCAAGTGAAGTTTTTCGACAAATGGATTCCATGGCCTGAATTATTTGATGATGATTATGACGTTCCAAAGAATTCTAGTTCAAAATATTGGTGGGATGGTCAAAAATGGCTTCTTCCAGATTGGGGGAATTGGGCTGGTGATAGACTTGCCACATTTAACGATGTGCCGGGCGTTTATAACGCAAGTAAGTCTAATTTTCCTATCAGGTTTGATATGAAATTTAGGACTGTTGTTGCTGACAAGAAAACAGGAGAGGAACAAGCCGATTTAGAATCGGTCGATCTTGATCGACTACAAGTCAATGGAAGATGGGAAACACATATTTAAGTTATGATTTTTACTGGAGAAAAATTAAAATTATCTTTACTTGTTCTTTCCGTCTTTGTCTCAAATTTCGTGGTGCTTGAAAATTTATCAGCACACGAAAGTAATGAGGATAGTGATTATTATGTGGTTTCCGGAACGGTGATAAGTTACGAAACCGTAGAATACATGGGAAATAAGTATTCAATGCTTCTTTTAGGGATTGATAGGTGCTACAAGGGGAATTTTGATGAAGGTAAAAATATAATAGTTTATCCTCCCGCAGGAGGGTCTAAGTTAGACGCAAATATGATTGATAGTGATTTTAGCAAAATCGACTCAGCTGGATTATTTAGGATCGAAAATGATTCCCGATTAAATAGAAAGTACTACAAGGTGACTGAGTTTTATGAGAAATCTCTCTTCGAATGGCCCTTGTCTATTCGTATTGTTGATAAAGTTTTTGGAACACCCGAATGAAGAAGAGGTAGATGACATGGGAGGAGTTGCCAGGAGCGAATGAACGCTTAACTGATTTTCCGTACCATGAAAAACCAAACCGAACAACTCACACCCACGTCACCGAAACAGACTGAAGCGAAAGTGGAAGTCATCAAGCTTGGAATGGACATTCACAAACGACAATACGTAGTCGTTCAACAGGTCGAAGGGGAAGGGCCGAAGGCACCGCAGAGGTTTACTCCGGAATCGTTTTTATCGTATTTGGCTAAATTGAGAAAAAGGGCAAAGCGTGTGATTACTTGCTACGAGGCTGGGTGTTTTGGTTATGTTCTCCACCGTCAACTGGAGGGGATGGGCATTGAAAACCTTGTGGTGCGCCCCCGCAACTGGGACGAATACGGATCGAAGGTGAAGACCGACGGACGGGATGCTCGCGAGCTGTGCAGTTGCCTGGATCGCTGGTTGGCGGGTAATAAAAACGCTTTAAGTGTGGTGCGTGTGCCGACCGAAGAGCAGGAACGCTCGCGCAGTCTGAGCCGCCAGCGCGAGACCTTGGCGAAGGAGTTGAAACGTTTGCAGAACATCGGCCAGAGCAATGGACGCTATTATGGGATTGAGCTGAAGATGAGCTGGTGGAAGCCATGCCGATGGCGGGTGCTGGAGAAGGAGCTTCCGGATTGGTTTGTTGCGATCATCGCACCAATACAAGTCGTACTTACGACAATCAATGCTCAGCTCAAGGAGGCGACGGGGAGGGAAGAACGCCAAGCCAATCGCAAGTTGCCGGTAGGGCTTGGGGCTTTGACCGCTTCCGTCCTTGATCAGGAGTTCCGGGACTACTCCAGGTTTAGCAACCGCCGGCAGGTAGCGAGTTTTACCGGTTTGTGCCCCAGTGAACAGTCCAGCGGCGCGACGCATCATCGCGGGAGCATCAACAAGCACGGGAATCCGAGGATCCGTTCAAAGTTGATTGAGGCCTGCTGGCGCCTCCTTCAGTTCCAGCACGATTACGAACCGATCAAACAGTGGCGATTACGCTTTGCCGAGCAGCCTCCGGGGAAGGCACCCAAAAAGAAAATGATCGTCGCTATCGCACGACGGTTTGCGGTGGACTGGTGGCGTATCAACACCGGTCAAATCCAACCGGAGGATGTTGGTTTGCGAGTGGATTATCCGGCCTCTTATGCAGCCAAGGCTCTCAGAGAAGGAAGAATCGTCAAACACTACGCTTAAGCCGAATCACTTTTACCGAATTTGGAACGGAGGCCTGCGCGGACTGACCCCTGGTTCTTAGAAGAACCGATCTAAAGATGGCGCGGCCTTTGTTCCTCTTGCCGATTGAATAGATCAACTTGCACTGCCAGAATTGAACGTGGCATGTGCGGATAGCAGGTTATGCCCGGCACACCGCCGACTGCATCAGCAGGGGAAACGTTCTGAACTACAACCCATAATTTGGGGGCTCATCGCCTCCCCAAACCCCGGCTAGGGGAACAATAACGAAGCAAAAAAAACATGAAATAAAGCCGACGCATACTCTCTTGACAAAATCTCCCATAGCAGGGGTCAAACGCAAAATATAAAGATTTGACCACACTCCCCTGATCCAATTTCTAGATTTGGGATGACAGCCAGACGGGGTCTGGTCCAATTATCTATGTTTTCGGATCTAGCGAATTTCAGAATATCCGTAGGTGCCCGATTCCCCCACCGAAACCCGCTTCAGCCGGGATTGAGTTTTCCGCCGACGGCCTTCGCCCCTCCCGATTCCAAACCGGAGAAAGAAACCGACGGCGTCAGCGGGGAATGGCGCGAACTTCTGCGGGCGGCCATTCGTAATCCTAACCGTGCTCAAAATAACAATCCTCTCCTCCCCCTTTTGCGAGTTTTTGCCCCCTTTGCGGCGAAACCTTCCCCGCACCTCGCGGTTCGCAGGGACCTCCTTCAACACACTGCGGTCCGACAAATCGCCGTTGGAAGCGTTGGAGGGGGAGTACAGCACTAGGGTCCTTCCCCCCTCGCCGACGCACCGCAGTTCCCTTGACCTTGAGCTATAAATGCAGGAAAAATAGACACCTCTGCAACAGGGCAATACCATGAAATCGCGAGCCAATCCTCAACCGTTTATCCGAAATCACTCACTACCGCCGCGACTTTGCATGGTCCTCGGGCTTCTCCTGTTTGCGCCGATGTGGGCGGATGACGAAATCGACAAGCCGGTTCTGACATTCTTCAACTGGACCGCCTACGTTGACGAGGAGGTCATCGATGAGTTCGAAGAGGAATTCAACTGCTCGGTGAAACAGCTCTACTATCAGTCAATGGACGACCGGGATGAAAAGATTTTGCGAGACAATGCCAAAGGCTATGACGTCATAATGGTCGGCGGATCCGATGTAGCCGAATACGCATCCACAGGCTGGATCATGCCGCTCGGCGAGGAAAATATTCCCAACTTTAAACACCTCGATCCGCGTTGGACTGAAGCTTGGCCGCAGACGGATACGCATGCCATCCCATACTTGTGGGGCACCTCCGGCATTATCTACCGCTCCGACTTGGTGAAAGAGGAGATCACAAGCTGGAAGCAAATGTATGAGCCGAAAGAATACCTCGGGGGTCACATCATGCTTTCCGACACCCACCGAATCGCTCTGGGCCATGGTTTGGTCGCGCTGGGCTATTCCTACAACTCCGAAGTTCCCTGGCAACTATCGGAATTGCAGGAATTACTCGAACAGTTGAAACCTTATGTGCAAACCACCGGGTATTTTAAAACGGACGCCAGCTCCGGTATTGTTTCGGGAGATACTTGGATGGGACAAACATGGAATGGAGACGCACTTCTCCTGCAGCAGAGAAATCCCGATATCCGCTACGTTATCCCCGAGGAGGGAAGCGAGATTTGGGTCGATTATCTCACGGTATCCAGCCAGTCGGAGCACCCGGAATTGGCGAAGGAGTTTATCAACTTCTTGCAGGATCCCGAGAACAACGCACGCTGCGCCTTAGCCCTTCAATTCGCCTCCCCCAACCGTCAATCCGCAGATTTCTTGCCGGCTGATTTCCTCGACAACCCGATCATTTATCCCTCGGAGGAAGAATTGGACTCCTGCTTTTTTCAGCTCTCGGTTTCTCCCAAGACACAGAAACGGTTGATTACGATTTGGTCGCAATTCGCAAACTGATCTGGCGGGAGGGGATCGATGAAGCTTCGGACCAAATTGCTAGGCTTTCTCGTTCCCCTGGTTGCCGTACCCCTGCTTTTCCTCGGCTGGATTGGGTTCAAGCAGTTGAGTGCCGAAGCGGAGGAAACGATACTTCGGGAAATGAACACCTTGCAGTCGCAGTTGGCCCGGGGAGCGGACACCCGCCTGCAAACGGCACAGTCGAACGCGAAGCTTTTCTCCGAATCCGGCCTGCTCAAGGATTTCATTTTTGCCAGCGAGGCGGATCGCTACCGATTCGTTTTGCTCCCGCTCCTCGAGCTTTTCTCCGGATACAACCGCGCCTATCCGGACTATTATCGAATCCAGGTGGCGTCTCCAACCGGTGAAGAACTCGCCGCCTTTGATCCCCTCGCCAGCTCTTCCTATTCCGAACAGGAAATGATCGATCCCTCTTTTTTCGAGAGGATCTCAGCGAGCAGCCAACCGATTCATGCCGAATACCGCTTTGATCCCGGGATCGACCGTTGGTCTCTTTTCGTCAGCCAACAGTTGAAATTCCTCGATCCCACCTTCGAGGATTCGACCATTGCGACACCGAGTCTGCGCGGCTACCTGATTCTTACGGTGGGCTTGGACGACCTGCGGGAACAAATCCAGCGGATTCACCCTGGCCAAACCGGTCAAAACTTTCTCACCACGCCCGAAGGAGAGATCCTCTTCCCGAAAGTCACGCAGATCCGTCAGAAGAAACTTACCGAAGAGATTACCAGCGAAATTCAAACAATGGCGGTTTCCGGGGCAGACTTTGAAGTAAAACTGGGAGATACGGCGTTTATTGCCGACGCCAAAGAAATCGAGGGCGGGCCCCTACTTGTCTCGATCCTGCCGCGGGAGGAATTGACGAGAGCCGGACGCGAACTGGGGCTGGCCGTTATCGTGATATGCGTCATCGCCATTATCGGAACCGTCGTCTGTCTCTTTCTTGTGCTGAAATTTGCAGTTACCTCTCCGCTCCAGGTGCTGGGCGATGGAGCCAAGCAAATCGAATCCGGCAACCTTGACGTCGAGATCGAGATCAAGGGAAACAGCGAATTGACTGCCCTTGCCCACCAATTCAATGCCATGGCCCGTGGGATTAAGGAGAACAAGCGTCTTCGCGATGCCGCGCAAGCAGAGGCACTGAGCAACAAGGAACTCGCCATCACCAGCTTGGAGAAAGCGGACCGCCTCAAGGACGAATTTCTGGCCAACACTTCCCACGAACTGCGAACTCCCCTACACGGGATGATCGGAGTCGCCGAGTCCCTGCTCAGCGGTTCGGCCGGTTCGTTATCGGATCGGGCCACTTCGAACCTGGAACTCATCGTTGCCGGCGGCCGGAGACTCGCGAACCTGGTGAACGATATTCTGGATTTCTCAAAACTCCAGAACGACGATCTGCGACTCAACCTAAAGGCAGTCGATGTCCGTTCCGTGTGCAGCCTCGTCATGACCACACTGCAACCGACCCTGAAAAACCGCGATATCGAACTCAGGTCGAACATTGCGGAGGACCTCCCGCTGGTCACGGCAGACGAAAACCGCCTCCAGCAGATTTTCTACAACATAATCGGGAACGCTCTCAAGTTTACGGAGCAGGGGCATGTCGAGATCAGCGCAGTTCTGAAGGGAAAAAACGTTGAGGTCGCTATATCCGATACAGGCATCGGGATCCCCGAAGATCAACGAGAAGTGATTTTCAACTCTTTCCAACAACTCGATTCGGCAGCGGATCGAACCCAGGGAGGAACCGGATTGGGCCTTACCATTACTCGAAAACTAATCGAATCCCATGGGGGTGATATTCGCGTGGAGTCCACCGTCGGGGAGGGAAGCGTATTCTCGTTCTCCCTCCCAATCGCTTCTCACCAAATCAAACCGGAACTCTCCGAAGATCCTCTGCAAAGCGGGGTAGCCAAGATACCTGCACCGGAGCCCCTCCCCGTGACGATTGATCCAGTGTCGAGCGATCCTCTCGACCTCCTGAATGGAAAAGGTCGAACGATCCTCGTCGTCGACGATGAACCGATGAACTTGAAGGTTGTGGAGAACCATTTGAGCCTCTGCAAATTTTCCATTCACCTGGCTTCGAGTGGGAGCGAGGCACTCGAATGGCTCGAAACTCCCGGAAACCAACCCGACCTCGTCCTGCTCGACGTGATGATGCCGCGCATGAACGGGTTCAAAGTCTGCGAAATCATTCGAAAAACCCATCCCCCGACGGATCTTCCCATCATCTTTCTCACCGCCCGCAGCGCTCCGGAAGATATAGCCGAGGGCATGGCGGTGGGAGGAAACGACTACATTCCCAAGCCGTTCGCTCAGAAGGAATTTTTCGCCCGCATTCAGCTCCACATGGAGCTGGCGGAATCCAGTCGCACTTTACGGGATTGGACGCTTACGCTGGAGGAGCGGGTTCTTGCGAGGACGAAGGAGCTCGAACGGGCAAATCAGAGGCTCGAGAAGCAGAACGAGATATTGGTCGAGAACGAGAATCTTCGCCGGGATATGGAAAGGATTACCCAGCATGACCTGCGCTCACCCATCGCGGGAATCATCAGTCTCGCTGAAATCATCCTGGAAGAACACGAAGATAACACCACAGCAGAAGAGCTTAAATCGATTATCGATAGCGGCTACGATGTCCTGAATATGATTACCCAAACGCAGGATATGCATAAGCTGGAGGATGGCTCCTACAACCTCCAGATCAAGGAATTCAATCTCGTTGAAGCGCTATTCCGTATCGGAAGGGACACTACGGATCTCCAGCAGAAAAAGGAATCGAAACTGGTAATTAGACTCGACGACCGCAACGCCTCGGCCTCGGACTCCTGGACGGTTCGGGCCGATAAAAGCCTAATCTACCTCGCTCTCTCGAACCTGATCAACAACGCTCTGGAGGCTACCCCCCGGCAAGAGAAGGTTGAGATTTCCCTGTCACGCATCGGGTCAGTCACGAAAATCGACATTCACAATCAGGGAGCGATTCCAGAAGAAGTGCGCAACCGGTTTTTCGACAAATATGCGACTGCCGGCAAAACCAAAGGAAATGGGATCGGCACCTATTCCGCCCAACTCATTATCCGCCATCATGGCGGAACACTTTCCTTCACCACGGACGATTCGACCGGCACCACACTGAGCATCACCCTTCCGGATCCTCAAGGATGATAGCCGGACCAAAGAGCAAAAAGGTGTCAGCCCAATTTTTCATGCATTTCCCGGATAGGTATCCCGGAGATCTCTTCTCTGCCAGTTTCTTGCTTCATGCAGGTTGATTGTTACCCACTGATTTCGAGGAGACTCTTCCGACTCAATCAACCGTGTTTATCCGCGTCATCGCGCGGCTAGAAAGCCGCAGGCGGGTAGACGTGATTTTCGTCAAGCCTCTAAAAATTCCCAAAGCGACTAGAGCAGAGCTCCCCCCCTACGGGATGGATTGAAATCCGCAATTCACAATCTCCGATAGCCCTCAGCGTCGTGCGAAGTGCCTCGCGAATCACCTCACTGGCATTGTTGCAAAGGCCGGATGCAACCTTCTCTCGAACCGCGCGATCCAATTCCGGTGTCAACGAAATGTGCATGGCTACATGCAAGTTTAACTCTTCAAACTTTGTCGATTTTGAGGTGGCGACGATCGGGGGGAAAGACGAATTTCCCTGTTTCTCCATTCAAAGGCCTCGCCCCGAATCTCCTCCTTCCCCAACAGGGCCAACATCCTTAAGCCGTGAGCGGAAACTTGACAACCGGGCAAGGGATAACAAATGTTATAACAATGGCCATAAAAACCAAAGTCCGCAAGATCGGGAACTCCTATGGGATTGTTCTCCCCAAGGAGGCACTGCAGGCCCTCAAAGTGGAAGAAGGCGCGACTCTTTTTTTAACCGAAGCGCCTAATCACACGCTCAACATCAATCCCGAGCAGCCGGGTTTCGGTGAAGTTATGCAAGTTGCTGAGGAAGGCATGCGCCGCTACCGCAATACCATGCGGGAGCTTGCCAAATGAAAGAACCTTTTTGGCTTAGCGAAGAATCGATCCATGCCATCCACCATCTTTCCGTGTCACGATTTGGTGGCACGGACGGCTTGCGTGACGATGCTGCATTATCGAAATCGCTGCAGCGGCCGCTGCAGCACTTTAGCTATGCGGAACCGAAGCCTACGCTCTTTGAACTCGCGGCAATTTATGGCTCTGCGATCGTGAAGAGCCACCCCTTTCTGGATGGGAACAAACGAACGGGATTCATGGCCGCCTATTCTTTCCTCGGGATCAACGGTTACCAGCTCACCGCCTGCGAAGAGGAGGCTGCCGTTCAAATCCTCGCGCTCGCTGACAGCCGCCTGAGCGATGCCGAACTCGCAGCTTGGTTGGAGGTGAACTGCCGGAAGAAGACGTAACGTACACCCAAACGAAATCGGATCTTGGTTTTAAACTGAATTGCCCCCCTTCTGGTCCTTCCACGCGAGCTGCTGAACTACCTTGACCGAGTGATCATTTCATTTTTCGGTATCGCCGATCCAAAGAGAACTTGGAACAAACAACACTAGTTGATGTCGGCAGTTGCGGGCCAAGGCCGGAATGGCACTAGATTAAGCCGGGTTACGAAGCTTGGTTGTAAAAAAAAGACTGGGCTGAACCCCCTCCACCCCCGACATAGTCGGGGGTCCCCCTCCCCTGCTTGCAGGGGAGGAGTCTGAATCAAGAAATATAATTCCCCTCCTACTCGTAGGAGGTGGGGAGGTTCCGCATTTCGGATCAGCCCTTAATCCAGTGCAATTCGCCCGAGGCCGCACGACTACGATCCGAGGTGGAAATTTGGTTCTTTCCGGCGTTTACGCAGTTGCTCCCGCCAGCCTAGCCTATTTCTTTGACCGCATGGCTGACGCAACTCCCTCTATCTGGCCGGAATCGGAAGATCTCCCGGTCCGGTTCGTCTTCTCCTCGTGTGGAGAATCGGCTTGTTCCGACGGAGGCATGACCCTCTACCCTGGATCTGAGACGAGAAGATGACGGCGGAGCATGAAAGACTGGCCGCCGAGGAGCGTCGCGAAGCGGACTGGAAACGCTGGGGGCCCTACCTCTCCGAGCGACAATGGGCCACCGTTCGGGAGGATTACTCCGCCAATGGAGACTCTTGGCGCTACTTTCCCCACGAGCATTCCCGCAGTCGTGCGTACCGCTGGGGGGAGGACGGATTGCTCGGGATCACGGATCGGCAATGTCGCCTCTGCTTCTCTTTTGCTCTCTGGAACGGGGTCGATCCCATCCTCAAGGAGCGTCTCTTCGGCTTGACGGGGCCGGAAGGCAACCACGGCGAAGATGTCAAAGAGTGCTACTACTACCTCGATGCGGTTCCTACCTATTCGTACGCCAAAGCGCTCTATAAATATCCACACACCGCCTTTCCCTACGCGGAACTTATCGCGGAGAATGCGAAGCGGGGCTACGGAGAGAGGGAGTTTGAACTCACGGACACTGGCATCTTTGACGAGAACCGCTACTTTGACGTGGTCGCTGAGTACGCGAAAGCGGGGCCCAACGACATTCTCATCCGACTCACGGTTCACAACCGGGGTCCCGATGCAGCCTCCATTGACATTCTCCCGACCCTCTGGTTCCGCAACACTTGGGAATGGGACTGCGATCACGAAGGTTGCTCGACACGACCCTTTATCACCCAGACCCAAGAGGGAGATTTTCTCGCCTGCCACGAGGGAGTCTCTCTGGAAACCCACCGCGATCTGGGGCGCTACCGGCTATCCCAGCGGACTGACGAGGGCGGCGAAGAAAAGTTATTCACCAACAATACCACGAATCGCGAACTGCTTTTCAATCAGCCGAGCGAAACCCCGTGGAGAAAAGATGCGTTTCACCGCTACGTGATCGGTGGTGAAACTGAGGCGGTCAATCCTCAGGGCAACGGGACCAAAGCCGCTTTCCGTTTTTCGCGGACGATTGCGGCGGGTGGCTCTGCTGTAGTCGAACTGCGACTACGGCCCGATGAGAACTCCGAAGCCGGTTCGGTGGGCGATGATTTTGGAAAAATCTTTGCCCAAAGAATTGCCGAGGCCGAAGAGTTTCACGCCTCGATCGGCCCAGACCCGGCGAAAGATTCAGAGGACGCAACGATCGCGCGGCAAGCCCGGGCCGGACTTCTCTGGTCCAATCAGTTCTATCACTACGTGGTCAAAGACTGGCAAAAAGGCGACCCCGGAAGCCCCCCTCCCCCAGCCGACAGAGTGAACGTGCGCAACCGCGATTGGAAGAACCTCTATGCGCGCGACATCCTATCCATGCCGGACAAATGGGAATATCCTTGGTTCGCCGCTTGGGATGCGGCGTTTCACATGATTCCCTACGCCCAAATGGATCCGGCCTTCGCCAAGAAACAGTTACTTCTTTACCTCCGCGAATGGTACCTCCACCCCAACGGGCAAATCCCCGCCTACGAATTCAACTTCTCCGACGTTAACCCACCCGTCCATGCTTGGGCCGCGCGGCGGGTCTTCGAAGTGGAAGCCGCAGGTGGCAATGGGGACCGCCTTTTCCTGGAGCGCGTCTTCCAAAAGCTGCTCCTAAACTTCAACTGGTGGGTAAACCGGAAGGATACGGACGGTGAGAATCTCTTTGCCGGAGGATTTCTCGGCCTCGACAATATCGGGGTCTTTGACCGCAGCCATCCGCAAATGATCCAAGGCAAACTGGAGCAGGCCGACGCGACCGCGTGGATGGCTTTCTACTGCCTCAATATGCTCGAGATTTCCATCATTCTCGCCTGCGAGCCAGACGGTACCGTGAATACCGCCTACGAGGATATGGCTTCCAAATTTTTCGAGCACTTCGTGCAGATCGTGGAGGCCATTAATCATTTAGGCGGGTCCGGCTTATGGGACGAAGAAGACGGCTTCTATTACGATCAAATTAGCTACGCTGACGGGAAGTCCTGCCGACTGAAAACCCGTTCCCTCGTCGGATTGCTGCCGCTGATCGCGGCAATGCCCCTATCGACCAAGACACTCGACCGCTTGCCTGGATTCAAGAACCGTTTCGAGTGGTTCCTCCGCTACCACAAGGACCTGAGCCGACACGTGGCTCAAGAACAACAGGAGGGCCATACGGACTACCTGCTCGCGATGGCTCCCCGGAACCGACTGCAACGCATCCTCAACTATCTGACCGATGAGGACGAATTCTTATCTCCCCACGGCATTCGATCCCTTTCCCGCCGATACGAAAGCGAGCCCTTCCGCTTTACGGTTGGCGGCAAGACTCTCGACGTCGGCTACCTTCCGGGCGAGAGCGACTCCGGGCTCTTCGGAGGAAACTCCAATTGGCGAGGCCCCATCTGGTTCTCGACCAGCTTCCTTCTCATCGAAGCTCTCCTGCGCTATGATGAATATTACGGAGATGCCGTCTTGGCCACTCTCCCGGAGAATGATTCACCGATCCGGCTGAAAGCGCTCGCCATCCAAGTCGCCTCCCGCATGGCGGATCTCTTTCGCCCCGGTCCCGACGGTGCCCGGCCCTGCCATGGAGGACACCAGCCCTATGCCGAAGACCCTCATTGGAAAGACCTCGTTCTCTTCTACGAGTATTTTGATCCGGAGAGCGGGCGCGGCTGTGGGGCGAGTCACCAAACCGGCTGGACCTCCCTGGTGGCCACGCTTCTGCGCAAGCTGCATGAGGATTCTTATACCGAATTTAGTAAGGTTTGACCGTTATGGTGCCGCGCAATTATGCATGTTTTTTTTGATTCAGGAACGACGTCTTGATTCTTGGGATTCACCGCCCTCTCCACCGGAAATTCTCCGAGCAGAGGCCCGCCCCGTTTTCCAATCTTCTCTACTCGATCATCGACGAACTCCCGAGCAGCATTGCCTTTCCCCACGAGACCTAGCAAATTCGGCCTGGTTATGATCCGACATTTGCTGCTGATTCAATTCAAAGAAGACGTCACCGCTGACCAGATCGACGAAGTCGCCACCCTCTTCCGGCAGATCCCGGAAAAGATCGAAGGGGTCGTCTCCGCCGAATGGGGGGCCAACAACAGTCCCGAGCACAAAAACCAAGGCTATTCCCATGCCGTCCTAATGAATTTCGCCGACGAGGCGGGACGCGAGAACTACCTGCCCCATCCGGAACACGATGCGCTCAAGGCGGTATTTAAACCCCTCATCACTGACATCATCGTGTTCGATTATTCTGCGTAGCGGAACACCCGACCTGATGAAGGTGTAAAGCGAAGACAAGCTGGACGCAGGGAGGACGAACCCGGGCAGACTTTCGCTCTTGCCTCTGAAAATGCTGTGGCAAGGGAAGCCTGCGGTCCTTCGTTTGGGAATCGGCCTTTCTGGTAAGTCCCCGACCCACAAATCGCACGACTCAAGTCATGCGAGAACGGAAGATTCCCATTCCTCCTACCCCTCGAATTCTCCGTGAGCTTCATGCGCTCTGTGAGAATCAATGCGTAGGACAGGAATCGAGCGCGGATTTTTGAAGGTTGGGTA
Proteins encoded in this region:
- a CDS encoding type II toxin-antitoxin system death-on-curing family toxin — protein: MKEPFWLSEESIHAIHHLSVSRFGGTDGLRDDAALSKSLQRPLQHFSYAEPKPTLFELAAIYGSAIVKSHPFLDGNKRTGFMAAYSFLGINGYQLTACEEEAAVQILALADSRLSDAELAAWLEVNCRKKT
- a CDS encoding MGH1-like glycoside hydrolase domain-containing protein; its protein translation is MTAEHERLAAEERREADWKRWGPYLSERQWATVREDYSANGDSWRYFPHEHSRSRAYRWGEDGLLGITDRQCRLCFSFALWNGVDPILKERLFGLTGPEGNHGEDVKECYYYLDAVPTYSYAKALYKYPHTAFPYAELIAENAKRGYGEREFELTDTGIFDENRYFDVVAEYAKAGPNDILIRLTVHNRGPDAASIDILPTLWFRNTWEWDCDHEGCSTRPFITQTQEGDFLACHEGVSLETHRDLGRYRLSQRTDEGGEEKLFTNNTTNRELLFNQPSETPWRKDAFHRYVIGGETEAVNPQGNGTKAAFRFSRTIAAGGSAVVELRLRPDENSEAGSVGDDFGKIFAQRIAEAEEFHASIGPDPAKDSEDATIARQARAGLLWSNQFYHYVVKDWQKGDPGSPPPPADRVNVRNRDWKNLYARDILSMPDKWEYPWFAAWDAAFHMIPYAQMDPAFAKKQLLLYLREWYLHPNGQIPAYEFNFSDVNPPVHAWAARRVFEVEAAGGNGDRLFLERVFQKLLLNFNWWVNRKDTDGENLFAGGFLGLDNIGVFDRSHPQMIQGKLEQADATAWMAFYCLNMLEISIILACEPDGTVNTAYEDMASKFFEHFVQIVEAINHLGGSGLWDEEDGFYYDQISYADGKSCRLKTRSLVGLLPLIAAMPLSTKTLDRLPGFKNRFEWFLRYHKDLSRHVAQEQQEGHTDYLLAMAPRNRLQRILNYLTDEDEFLSPHGIRSLSRRYESEPFRFTVGGKTLDVGYLPGESDSGLFGGNSNWRGPIWFSTSFLLIEALLRYDEYYGDAVLATLPENDSPIRLKALAIQVASRMADLFRPGPDGARPCHGGHQPYAEDPHWKDLVLFYEYFDPESGRGCGASHQTGWTSLVATLLRKLHEDSYTEFSKV
- a CDS encoding Dabb family protein, which translates into the protein MIRHLLLIQFKEDVTADQIDEVATLFRQIPEKIEGVVSAEWGANNSPEHKNQGYSHAVLMNFADEAGRENYLPHPEHDALKAVFKPLITDIIVFDYSA